The following proteins are encoded in a genomic region of Herminiimonas arsenicoxydans:
- a CDS encoding putative lyase, CitE-like (Evidence 3 : Function proposed based on presence of conserved amino acid motif, structural feature or limited homology; Product type pe : putative enzyme), with amino-acid sequence MHPSEVLFQGTLPPVSIPVCDHYAGSEKLMRKSLALQAELGPVFDITFDCEDGAALGNEQAHAQLIGALIAGEENLFGRIGARVHDVTSEFFEQDIKIILQHAAERLAYLVMPKVGSIADVENAISLINRHANGRANLPVHVLIETHGALKDAYAIAALPQVECLSFGIMDFVSSHYGAIPGSAMRSPGQFTHPLLTRAKLEIAAACHAHGKTPSHNVTTEIHDTSVVASDAHRAASEFAYTRMWSIHPGQIKPILKSFAPRLSEVNEAATILSQAQAVQWGPIQHNGKLHDKASYRYYWTILQRAQASGLPLPDSASTIL; translated from the coding sequence ATGCATCCGTCCGAAGTTCTCTTTCAAGGCACCTTGCCACCGGTTTCGATTCCAGTCTGCGATCACTATGCGGGCTCAGAAAAACTGATGCGCAAATCACTGGCGCTGCAAGCAGAGCTGGGGCCGGTGTTCGACATTACCTTCGATTGCGAAGATGGTGCCGCACTTGGCAATGAACAGGCGCACGCACAACTGATCGGCGCATTGATTGCCGGCGAAGAAAACCTGTTCGGCCGCATAGGCGCCCGTGTGCACGATGTCACCAGTGAATTCTTCGAGCAGGATATAAAAATTATCCTGCAACATGCTGCAGAACGTCTGGCTTATCTCGTCATGCCCAAAGTCGGCAGCATCGCCGACGTGGAAAATGCAATCAGCCTGATCAATCGTCATGCAAACGGCCGCGCCAACTTGCCGGTGCACGTCTTGATTGAAACGCATGGCGCATTGAAAGATGCTTATGCAATCGCCGCCCTGCCGCAGGTCGAATGCCTGTCCTTCGGCATCATGGATTTCGTTTCATCCCATTACGGCGCCATACCCGGCAGCGCGATGCGTTCACCCGGACAATTTACCCATCCTCTGCTGACGCGCGCCAAGCTGGAAATTGCCGCAGCCTGTCATGCGCACGGCAAGACGCCATCGCACAATGTCACGACCGAAATCCATGACACGTCGGTGGTTGCCAGCGATGCGCACCGTGCTGCATCCGAATTTGCCTATACACGGATGTGGAGTATTCACCCAGGACAGATCAAGCCTATCCTGAAATCATTTGCACCCCGACTCTCGGAAGTGAACGAAGCAGCGACTATCCTGTCGCAAGCACAGGCAGTTCAATGGGGGCCTATACAGCACAATGGCAAATTGCACGATAAAGCCAGCTACCGTTATTACTGGACGATACTGCAACGCGCGCAGGCCAGCGGTTTGCCCCTGCCCGATTCGGCCAGCACTATTTTATGA
- a CDS encoding conserved hypothetical protein, putative exported protein (Evidence 4 : Homologs of previously reported genes of unknown function), with translation MKKLLYAVLLIGVSSALSPAFAEGNITIAKNEATKKPLKKTVKKAAPAAATAAAATASAAVEDDDEDLGEANIEGSIVNNFNCELGNKITTYYNASDDKHLAIRWKDKVHRMRRIGTSTGANRFENRKVGLVWIHIPSKAMLLDSGKGLQLANECRDPEQAKAFAAKTKN, from the coding sequence ATGAAAAAACTACTTTATGCTGTGCTGCTGATCGGCGTATCGTCAGCGCTTTCCCCTGCCTTTGCAGAAGGAAATATTACCATCGCAAAAAATGAAGCAACAAAAAAACCGCTTAAAAAGACCGTAAAAAAAGCAGCGCCTGCAGCAGCAACGGCAGCTGCCGCCACGGCAAGCGCTGCCGTCGAGGATGACGACGAAGATCTGGGCGAAGCCAATATCGAAGGTTCCATCGTCAACAACTTCAATTGCGAACTCGGCAACAAGATCACCACTTATTACAATGCCAGTGACGACAAGCATCTGGCCATCCGCTGGAAAGACAAAGTCCACCGCATGCGCAGAATCGGCACCAGCACCGGCGCAAATCGCTTCGAAAATCGCAAAGTCGGCCTGGTATGGATACACATTCCATCCAAAGCCATGCTGCTCGATTCCGGGAAAGGTCTGCAGCTGGCCAATGAGTGCAGAGATCCCGAACAGGCAAAAGCATTCGCTGCCAAAACAAAAAATTAA
- the acnA gene encoding Aconitate hydratase (Citrate hydro-lyase) (Aconitase) (Evidence 2a : Function of homologous gene experimentally demonstrated in an other organism; PubMedId : 20053887, 92148368, 92174916, 9421904; Product type e : enzyme), with amino-acid sequence MSRNTLNTLKEFNISGSKKGTFYSLPALGKKLGVNLSRLPISIRIVLESVLRNCDGKKVTEEHIHQLANWSPTATRTDEIPFVVARVVLQDFTGVPLLADLAAMRGVAARMGKNPKNIEPLVPVDLVVDHSIQIDHFRQKNALDLNMKLEFQRNNERYQFMKWGMQAFDTFGVVPPGFGIVHQVNLEYLARGVHKRKNGGKTDIYYPDTLVGTDSHTTMINGIGVVGWGVGGIEAEAGMLGQPVYFLTPDVVGVNLTGQLREGVTATDLVLTITELLRKEKVVGKFVEFFGEGTESLSLTDRATIANMAPEYGATMGFFPVDDATIDYFKGTGRTKAEIDAFENYFKAQGLYGIPKSGEIDYTHVVALDLGSVAPSLAGPKRPQDRIEIGNVKQNFADLFAKPTSENGFNKKAEDLDATYTNSDGVKVKNGDVLIAAITSCTNTSNPSVLLTAGLLAKKAVEAGLKVSPHIKTSLAPGSRVVTEYLQAAGLLPYLEKLGFGVTAYGCTTCIGNAGDLTPAMNEAIVQNDIVASAVLSGNRNFEARIHPNIRSNFLASPPLVVAYAIAGNMTRDLMTEPVGRGKGADGKMRDVYLGDIWPTSQEVSKLMKFAMNAKVFKDNYAQVKTAPGKLWEGIKGVAEGQVYDWPSSTYIAEPPFFNDFTMEPKAAATGITAARALGVFGDSITTDHISPAGSIKDTSPAGKYLTEKGVLKADFNSYGSRRGNHEIMMRGTFANVRIKNLMIPIKPDGSRVEGGITRFQPTGEEMSIYDAAMRYVSEGTPTMVFAGEEYGTGSSRDWAAKGTQLLGVKAVIARSYERIHRSNLVGMGVLPLQFLGDDSVTTLGITGAETFDLKGLEGNLRPQQEVTLVIHRANGQSQDVKVLLRIDTPIEVDYYKHGGILPFVLRQLLAA; translated from the coding sequence ATGTCGCGCAACACATTGAATACGCTGAAGGAATTCAATATTTCAGGCTCGAAAAAAGGCACGTTTTATTCGCTGCCTGCATTGGGTAAAAAACTCGGCGTGAATCTTTCCCGCTTGCCGATCTCGATTCGCATCGTGCTGGAGTCGGTGCTGCGCAATTGCGACGGCAAAAAAGTTACCGAAGAACATATCCATCAACTGGCCAACTGGTCGCCGACTGCCACGCGCACGGATGAAATTCCTTTCGTCGTTGCACGTGTGGTGCTGCAGGATTTCACCGGAGTTCCATTGCTGGCAGATCTGGCGGCAATGCGTGGTGTCGCTGCCAGAATGGGCAAGAATCCAAAGAATATCGAACCGCTGGTACCGGTTGATCTGGTGGTCGATCACTCGATCCAGATCGATCATTTCCGTCAAAAAAATGCGCTCGACCTGAACATGAAACTGGAATTCCAGCGCAACAACGAGCGCTATCAGTTCATGAAATGGGGCATGCAGGCGTTCGACACGTTCGGTGTCGTGCCACCTGGCTTCGGCATCGTGCATCAGGTGAATCTGGAATACCTCGCGCGCGGCGTGCACAAACGCAAGAATGGCGGCAAAACCGACATCTACTATCCGGACACGCTGGTCGGCACCGATTCGCACACGACGATGATCAACGGCATCGGCGTAGTCGGCTGGGGCGTAGGCGGCATCGAGGCGGAAGCCGGCATGCTGGGCCAACCGGTCTACTTCCTGACCCCGGACGTAGTCGGCGTCAACCTGACTGGCCAGTTGCGTGAAGGCGTGACGGCAACCGATCTGGTATTGACCATCACCGAATTGCTGCGCAAGGAAAAAGTCGTCGGCAAGTTTGTCGAATTCTTCGGCGAAGGTACGGAGTCGCTGTCCTTGACCGATCGCGCCACCATCGCCAATATGGCACCGGAATATGGCGCCACGATGGGCTTCTTCCCGGTCGACGATGCCACCATTGATTACTTCAAGGGCACCGGCCGCACCAAGGCGGAAATCGATGCATTTGAAAATTATTTCAAGGCGCAAGGTCTGTACGGCATTCCAAAATCCGGCGAGATCGATTACACCCACGTGGTCGCACTCGACCTCGGTTCCGTCGCACCATCATTGGCCGGCCCGAAACGTCCGCAAGACCGTATTGAAATCGGCAACGTCAAACAGAACTTCGCAGACCTGTTTGCCAAGCCGACGTCGGAAAACGGTTTCAATAAAAAAGCGGAAGACCTGGATGCAACCTACACCAACAGCGATGGCGTCAAAGTCAAAAACGGCGACGTCCTGATTGCAGCGATTACTTCGTGCACCAACACATCGAACCCCAGCGTATTACTGACCGCCGGCTTGCTGGCCAAGAAAGCAGTTGAAGCAGGCTTGAAAGTTTCGCCGCACATCAAGACTTCGCTGGCTCCCGGCTCACGCGTTGTGACCGAATACCTGCAAGCGGCCGGCCTGCTGCCCTACCTGGAAAAACTCGGCTTCGGCGTCACCGCCTACGGTTGCACAACGTGTATCGGTAACGCCGGCGATCTGACACCGGCGATGAATGAAGCGATCGTGCAAAATGATATCGTCGCATCGGCTGTGTTGTCGGGCAACCGCAACTTTGAAGCACGGATACATCCAAACATCCGTTCCAACTTCCTGGCCTCGCCACCGCTGGTTGTCGCCTACGCGATCGCCGGCAACATGACACGCGACCTGATGACGGAACCGGTCGGTCGCGGCAAAGGCGCGGACGGAAAAATGCGCGATGTATATCTGGGCGACATCTGGCCGACTTCGCAGGAAGTTTCCAAGCTGATGAAGTTTGCGATGAACGCCAAGGTATTCAAGGACAACTACGCGCAAGTCAAAACCGCACCGGGCAAATTGTGGGAAGGCATCAAGGGCGTCGCTGAAGGCCAGGTCTATGACTGGCCAAGCTCGACCTACATCGCCGAACCACCGTTCTTCAACGACTTCACGATGGAACCGAAAGCCGCTGCCACCGGCATCACCGCGGCACGTGCGCTCGGCGTATTCGGCGATTCCATCACCACCGATCACATCTCGCCAGCCGGTTCGATCAAGGACACCAGCCCTGCCGGTAAATACCTGACCGAAAAAGGCGTGTTGAAAGCCGATTTCAACTCCTACGGTTCGCGTCGCGGCAATCACGAAATCATGATGCGCGGCACCTTCGCCAACGTGCGCATCAAAAACCTGATGATCCCTATCAAACCGGACGGCTCGCGTGTTGAAGGCGGCATCACCCGCTTCCAGCCGACTGGCGAAGAAATGTCGATCTACGATGCAGCGATGCGCTACGTCAGTGAAGGCACGCCTACCATGGTCTTCGCCGGCGAAGAATACGGTACCGGCTCCTCGCGCGACTGGGCTGCCAAAGGTACGCAATTGCTGGGCGTCAAGGCAGTGATCGCACGTTCCTACGAACGTATCCATCGTTCCAACCTGGTCGGCATGGGCGTTCTGCCTCTGCAATTTCTCGGCGATGACAGCGTCACCACGCTAGGTATCACCGGCGCAGAAACTTTCGATCTGAAAGGCCTGGAAGGCAATCTGCGTCCGCAACAGGAAGTCACACTGGTCATCCACCGCGCCAACGGTCAGTCACAGGACGTCAAAGTGCTGTTGCGCATCGATACACCTATCGAAGTCGATTACTACAAGCACGGTGGCATACTGCCTTTCGTACTGCGTCAATTGCTGGCAGCCTGA
- a CDS encoding Conserved hypothetical protein (Evidence 4 : Homologs of previously reported genes of unknown function): MRRPSKNIPHKLSPDSQRLATLAQAIIQASSRLEERNWERQLDLLLRKLLKTHHQEVIDAALDHLFKLESAAYDALMECAEAASESCQIEQDGVCYDALLIAMPILAWTRFSIASGAIPAEMVTTLSAHLQAHMLATETKMAMMPNLFSIDQLPRSHAETFALTQKMAQAALKDSPLKQVAQQPETAPFLADTRYLLAVVTAVAGEPLFRWQISANLQERDEALAQWNTQAMPNIARLLPGCGIELLLPEAYFVACREGDKQIRPASIRAAVHYLTYTLNVEPNDLQAIIGSFGEESTDGRVDEYRISFALMENMEVVYGIVWPLYGQEDDEELQYRAMEVPSDPVISADVERKSPIEEILALLEECGVINVKRHAELFAMEVCDDCGAPLFPDMDAELTHAEMPEDAPTGSTHLH, from the coding sequence ATGCGACGTCCATCCAAAAATATCCCCCACAAGCTGTCCCCCGATAGTCAACGACTGGCGACGCTCGCCCAGGCAATTATCCAGGCATCCAGCCGCCTGGAAGAACGCAACTGGGAGCGGCAGCTGGATTTGCTGTTGCGCAAGCTGCTGAAGACGCATCATCAGGAAGTCATTGATGCCGCACTTGATCACTTGTTCAAACTGGAATCGGCCGCTTACGATGCCTTGATGGAGTGTGCAGAAGCAGCCAGCGAATCCTGCCAGATCGAGCAGGACGGTGTCTGTTACGATGCTCTGCTGATCGCCATGCCCATCCTCGCATGGACACGTTTTTCGATAGCTTCTGGTGCCATCCCGGCTGAGATGGTGACAACCCTGTCGGCGCATTTGCAGGCGCACATGCTGGCGACAGAGACAAAAATGGCCATGATGCCGAATCTGTTTTCTATCGACCAGTTACCGCGCAGCCACGCCGAAACCTTCGCCCTCACGCAAAAGATGGCACAGGCCGCGTTGAAAGACAGCCCTTTGAAGCAGGTGGCACAGCAGCCTGAAACGGCGCCCTTCCTCGCCGATACGCGTTATCTGCTGGCGGTGGTCACTGCCGTTGCAGGCGAACCATTGTTTCGCTGGCAGATCTCGGCCAATTTGCAGGAACGCGACGAAGCCCTGGCACAATGGAATACACAGGCCATGCCGAATATTGCGCGCCTGTTGCCGGGCTGCGGCATCGAACTGTTGTTGCCCGAGGCTTATTTTGTTGCCTGCCGCGAAGGCGACAAGCAAATTCGCCCGGCCTCGATACGCGCCGCCGTCCACTATCTGACGTACACACTGAATGTCGAACCGAATGACTTGCAAGCCATTATCGGCAGCTTTGGCGAAGAATCTACCGATGGTCGTGTCGACGAATATCGCATCAGCTTTGCCTTGATGGAAAACATGGAAGTCGTCTACGGCATCGTATGGCCACTCTACGGCCAGGAAGATGACGAAGAGTTGCAATATCGCGCAATGGAAGTGCCTAGCGATCCTGTGATTTCGGCTGATGTGGAGCGCAAATCGCCAATAGAGGAGATTCTTGCGCTGCTGGAGGAATGTGGCGTCATCAACGTGAAACGCCATGCCGAATTGTTTGCGATGGAAGTCTGTGACGACTGCGGCGCGCCGCTCTTTCCCGATATGGATGCGGAACTGACGCACGCGGAAATGCCGGAAGATGCACCGACAGGTTCCACTCATCTGCATTGA
- a CDS encoding Conserved hypothetical protein, putative adenylate cyclase (Evidence 4 : Homologs of previously reported genes of unknown function): protein MSVEIERKFLVRGNLWKTLGKSVAIRQGYLSTHPDRVVRVRIEDDAARLTIKGRMHGITRGEWEYAIPVAEADQLLKLCERPLIEKTRTRIVHEGMVWEVDEFFGDNFGLVVAEIELESEGQVFAKPDWIAEEVTDDARYFNANLLRHPYTAW, encoded by the coding sequence ATGAGTGTCGAAATCGAAAGAAAATTTCTGGTGCGCGGCAACCTCTGGAAAACCCTGGGAAAGAGCGTGGCAATACGGCAGGGTTATCTGTCGACTCACCCGGATCGCGTGGTGCGCGTGCGTATCGAGGATGATGCCGCCAGGCTGACAATCAAGGGGCGCATGCACGGTATTACGCGCGGCGAATGGGAATATGCAATCCCGGTTGCAGAAGCGGATCAGCTATTGAAATTATGCGAGCGGCCCTTGATAGAAAAAACGCGCACGCGCATTGTGCACGAGGGCATGGTGTGGGAGGTGGATGAATTCTTCGGCGACAATTTCGGCCTGGTGGTTGCAGAGATAGAGCTGGAAAGCGAAGGGCAGGTGTTTGCCAAGCCGGACTGGATCGCAGAAGAAGTGACTGACGACGCCCGTTATTTCAACGCCAACCTGTTACGCCACCCCTACACAGCCTGGTGA
- a CDS encoding Putative peptidase M14, carboxypeptidase A (Evidence 3 : Function proposed based on presence of conserved amino acid motif, structural feature or limited homology; Product type pe : putative enzyme) — protein MQRSAIIVLRYPVGTVKLLQKETMSIKISSHFDAGAIEVLRAETAQAIELKLRKDSHADIRQWFYFRLQGARDERCILRFLNAGEATYPDGWKNYQAVASYDRKNWFRVPTAYDGSVMTISHTPQFDSVYYAYFEPYSWERHLDLLARAQSSPLVRVEDLGSSVEGRDLNVLVIGDPAAQRKIWVIARQHPGETMAEWFAEGMIDALLDPLNSLAKKLLQHAVFYIVPNMNPDGSVHGNLRTNAAGANLNREWMTPTLAHSPEVFHVKNKIHATGCDLFLDIHGDEGLPYVFVAGSEMLDGFTPQQAAEQQAFIDQFMQASEDFQTEFGYASGKYRAEMLTLASKYIGHTFKCVALTLEMPFKDNAHSPVPKIGWNGARSANLGGDILQPILQNVERAVR, from the coding sequence ATGCAGCGCAGCGCCATCATCGTTTTACGCTATCCTGTCGGCACCGTTAAGCTGCTTCAGAAAGAAACGATGTCTATCAAAATAAGCTCTCATTTCGATGCCGGCGCAATTGAAGTATTGCGCGCCGAAACGGCACAGGCTATCGAACTCAAATTACGCAAAGACTCGCATGCCGATATCCGCCAATGGTTTTATTTCCGCTTGCAGGGTGCGCGTGACGAGCGCTGCATACTGCGTTTCCTGAATGCGGGTGAGGCGACGTATCCGGATGGATGGAAGAATTATCAGGCGGTAGCCAGTTATGATCGCAAAAACTGGTTTCGCGTACCGACGGCATACGATGGCAGCGTGATGACGATCTCGCATACGCCGCAATTCGACAGCGTGTATTACGCCTATTTCGAGCCTTATTCGTGGGAACGGCATCTGGACTTGCTGGCGCGTGCGCAAAGCTCCCCGCTGGTGCGTGTCGAGGATCTGGGTTCCAGCGTCGAAGGGCGCGATTTGAATGTGCTGGTGATAGGCGATCCTGCCGCACAGCGGAAAATCTGGGTGATCGCACGCCAGCATCCGGGCGAGACGATGGCGGAATGGTTTGCCGAAGGCATGATAGATGCCTTGCTTGATCCCTTGAATTCCCTTGCAAAAAAATTGTTGCAGCATGCCGTTTTTTACATCGTGCCCAACATGAATCCGGATGGTTCAGTCCATGGCAATTTGCGCACCAATGCAGCTGGCGCAAATCTGAATCGGGAATGGATGACGCCGACGCTGGCGCATAGCCCGGAAGTGTTTCACGTCAAAAATAAAATTCATGCGACCGGATGCGACCTGTTTCTCGATATACACGGCGATGAAGGTTTGCCTTATGTGTTTGTGGCCGGTAGTGAAATGCTGGATGGCTTTACACCGCAGCAAGCTGCCGAGCAACAGGCATTCATCGACCAGTTCATGCAGGCCAGCGAGGATTTTCAGACTGAATTCGGTTATGCCTCAGGCAAATATCGCGCAGAAATGCTGACGCTGGCATCCAAATACATAGGGCATACATTCAAATGCGTAGCGCTGACGCTGGAGATGCCGTTCAAGGACAATGCACATTCGCCCGTTCCTAAAATCGGCTGGAACGGCGCGCGCAGTGCGAATCTGGGGGGCGACATCCTGCAGCCGATTCTGCAAAACGTGGAGCGGGCAGTGCGATGA
- a CDS encoding Conserved hypothetical protein (Evidence 4 : Homologs of previously reported genes of unknown function), giving the protein MQGLFDFEQDGRYPLRRIPMTMRFNLDACGIRISLTAWITLSRDEREQLVAMPCATEAEKNVYRALLAAMLAPHAGNPDALIERVEIETSPAWSDRHTIPQLVLATLMELALPAPTLAQWSALSDLQRFALIKLTRSGHKNANLLPALKEFGLA; this is encoded by the coding sequence ATGCAGGGACTTTTTGATTTCGAGCAGGACGGGCGCTACCCCTTGCGTCGTATTCCCATGACGATGCGCTTCAATCTGGATGCATGCGGGATAAGAATATCGCTTACCGCATGGATCACCCTCAGTCGTGATGAACGCGAACAATTGGTCGCGATGCCGTGTGCTACGGAAGCAGAAAAAAATGTCTATCGCGCACTTCTTGCCGCGATGCTGGCGCCGCATGCCGGCAATCCGGATGCGCTGATCGAGCGTGTTGAAATAGAAACGTCTCCGGCCTGGAGCGATCGCCATACGATTCCGCAGCTTGTGCTGGCGACACTGATGGAACTGGCTTTGCCGGCGCCGACCCTTGCGCAATGGTCGGCACTGAGCGATCTGCAACGTTTTGCCCTGATCAAGCTGACTCGCTCAGGCCATAAAAATGCAAATCTTCTTCCTGCACTGAAAGAATTCGGTTTGGCCTGA
- a CDS encoding Putative ABC-type molybdate transport system, periplasmic component ModA (Evidence 3 : Function proposed based on presence of conserved amino acid motif, structural feature or limited homology; Product type pt : putative transporter): MKNLSFKALMLGAVMTVSGWNGVLHAQTTEQLPLLVAAGSLKTAMDETIAAYQAQGGSAFQTKYGPSGKLRKEIETSAKVDVFASADIEHTNALAQKKLLDVSRVFTHNDLCVVARPELKLHVDNMLDVLRSPSVRVATSTPVSDPMGDYTWQFFRNAESRQPGIYQLLDAKALKLSGASVPAPGEKLPYITAFEDDKADAYIMYCTNAVITKKAVPQLHVVRIADELNVRSVYGIAAGLHSAAGKDFVRFVMGSTGQAILKKHGFE; this comes from the coding sequence ATGAAAAATCTGTCGTTTAAAGCGTTGATGCTGGGAGCAGTCATGACGGTTTCAGGTTGGAATGGTGTCTTGCATGCGCAAACGACCGAGCAGTTGCCTTTGCTGGTTGCCGCCGGTAGTTTAAAAACGGCAATGGATGAAACGATTGCAGCCTATCAAGCACAAGGTGGTTCTGCATTCCAGACAAAGTATGGCCCGTCTGGAAAGTTGCGCAAAGAGATCGAGACTAGCGCGAAAGTGGATGTCTTTGCTTCGGCGGATATCGAACACACGAATGCACTGGCGCAAAAAAAATTGCTGGATGTTTCCAGAGTCTTTACGCATAACGATCTGTGCGTGGTCGCCAGGCCGGAGCTGAAGTTGCATGTCGACAATATGCTGGATGTCTTGCGCAGCCCGTCTGTACGAGTGGCAACGTCGACGCCGGTCAGCGATCCCATGGGCGATTACACCTGGCAGTTTTTCAGAAATGCAGAGAGCAGGCAGCCCGGCATTTATCAACTGCTGGATGCCAAGGCGCTCAAACTTTCCGGTGCGAGCGTACCTGCTCCAGGTGAAAAACTGCCTTACATTACGGCCTTTGAAGATGACAAGGCGGATGCCTACATCATGTATTGCACCAATGCCGTCATCACAAAAAAAGCCGTGCCGCAATTGCATGTAGTGCGCATAGCGGATGAATTGAATGTGCGCAGTGTCTACGGGATTGCCGCCGGCCTGCATTCGGCCGCTGGAAAAGATTTCGTCCGCTTTGTGATGGGGAGCACGGGACAGGCTATTTTGAAAAAACACGGTTTTGAGTAG
- a CDS encoding Hypothetical protein (Evidence 5 : No homology to any previously reported sequences) produces MNLRPPVQNKERYGEIHEKACRFGRLMLHSTELWTELLRGDGTYCQKKLWPHDLRTTGAIAQGKKHSNRQRGNKRTYCRAHHHSRSTDAQR; encoded by the coding sequence ATGAATTTACGGCCGCCGGTTCAAAACAAGGAAAGATACGGGGAAATACATGAAAAAGCCTGCCGGTTTGGAAGACTGATGCTGCATTCAACTGAACTATGGACGGAATTATTGCGCGGAGATGGAACGTACTGTCAGAAAAAACTGTGGCCGCATGATTTACGTACTACGGGAGCCATAGCGCAGGGCAAAAAACATTCAAATCGTCAGCGCGGCAATAAGCGTACTTATTGCCGCGCCCATCATCACTCTCGCTCAACCGATGCGCAACGATAA